A genomic segment from Corythoichthys intestinalis isolate RoL2023-P3 chromosome 2, ASM3026506v1, whole genome shotgun sequence encodes:
- the LOC130909708 gene encoding uncharacterized protein LOC130909708 gives MEGRGKQLATGDLKFLARLMTRFIRTSHHLESVADADRPPWGIRLLEKSLVEGVKPSNPNEKINTLTKYNAKNWAYVTQQSLFEHYSETLASLKIELGRFKNARWQDALSLAVKWARLDLDTLRQATLAKASAEIEFIMGVAGAQPPTGRWDTPVDRPDASIPGPSTRPMVSAYTQTDAWTPEGPSNAEETRPSTSTANPGAPTKRKPNDGPEENPALESHGKKKKQKSVRTTDDDLDLDALLAEYTPPLEVLLGPEEPSDPLVEALERAITPTLPEIDLISDDALMEVEEAPPWDIETVDTSTVVMTSPILESLMAPSPPRGDMSETPGGKPQRALVPRALRMPDEAAPGRPVEKEGEWGVSRGEGVKLRIDGMQLFKFHDHKGDKYGNWDLVVDRPILIMGDSNISRLPGVRNTNVQMDSYPGAKMNHLVHVLAFRTKIVVPPKKVILSVGLNDRNQTNPSKLREDVKNLAEVAKKTFPQSDIGIPRINHSPLMTNFVRAKIEQLNFMIGETGYGIPKLGDQLFETLGDGIHWSPATAKNMWALWYEGFLEGGRL, from the coding sequence ATGGAGGGACGGGGTAAACAACTGGCGACGGGGGATCTGAAATTTCTGGCCAGACTGATGACAAGGTTCATCAGGACGTCACACCATCTTGAGAGTGTGGCGGACGCCGACCGCCCGCCATGGGGCATTCGACTCCTGGAAAAATCACTGGTAGAAGGGGTCAAGCCCTCCAATCCGAATGAGAAAATCAATACATTGACCAAGTACAATGCTAAGAATTGGGCGTACGTGACACAACAGTCGCTCTTCGAACATTATTCGGAAACTTTGGCGTCGCTTAAAATTGAACTCGGCAGGTTCAAAAATGCACGCTGGCAAGACGCGCTGTCCTTGGCGGTGAAGTGGGCTAGATTAGATCTAGACACTCTACGGCAGGCCACTCTGGCGAAGGCGAGCGCGGAAATTGAATTTATTATGGGTGTAGCGGGAGCTCAGCCCCCGACAGGTAGATGGGACACCCCGGTAGATAGGCCGGACGCGTCGATTCCAGGTCCGTCGACGAGACCGATGGTCTCCGCGTACACGCAAACGGACGCCTGGACCCCGGAGGGGCCGAGCAACGCCGAAGAAACGCGGCCGTCCACGTCGACCGCGAACCCTGGGGCGCCGACCAAAAGGAAGCCGAACGACGGACCCGAAGAGAACCCGGCCCTCGAAAGTCAcggaaaaaagaagaaacagAAGTCGGTAAGAACGACCGATGATGACTTAGATCTGGATGCACTGCTTGCAGAATACACCCCGCCGTTAGAAGTCCTGTTGGGACCGGAGGAGCCCTCCGACCCCCTGGTCGAGGCCCTCGAAAGGGCGATCACGCCCACCTTGCCGGAAATCGACCTGATCTCGGACGACGCCCTGATGGAAGTGGAGGAAGCCCCGCCTTGGGACATCGAGACGGTAGACACGAGCACGGTGGTGATGACCTCCCCGATCCTCGAGAGCCTGATGGCGCCGTCCCCGCCTCGCGGGGACATGAGCGAGACCCCCGGTGGAAAACCGCAGAGAGCCCTTGTCCCGCGAGCGCTTCGCATGCCGGACGAAGCGGCCCCTGGACGTCCGGTGGAGAAAGAAGGCGAGTGGGGTGTCAGTAGGGGGGAGGGCGTCAAGTTGCGAATTGACGGAATGCAATTGTTTAAATTTCACGACCATAAGGGTGACAAATACGGGAATTGGGACCTAGTGGTGGATAGGCCCATATTAATCATGGGCGATTCAAATATCTCTAGGCTACCGGGAGTCAGGAACACGAACGTTCAAATGGACTCCTATCCAGGCGCCAAAATGAACCACCTGGTTCACGTTCTGGCCTTCAGAACCAAAATAGTGGTCCCTCCCAAGAAAGTCATCCTttcagtaggcctgaacgacagAAACCAAACGAACCCCTCGAAACTCAGAGAAGACGTCAAGAATCTGGCCGAGGTGGCGAAGAAGACTTTCCCGCAGAGCGATATAGGTATCCCGAGAATAAACCACTCGCCGTTAATGACCAACTTCGTACGGGCCAAAATAGAACAGCTCAATTTTATGATAGGAGAGACAGGTTACGGGATCCCTAAATTGGGAGACCAATTATTTGAGACGCTCGGGGACGGGATCCACTGGTCCCCAGCCACGGCCAAAAATATGTGGGCCTTGTGGTACGAAGGTTTTTTGGAAGGGGGACGTTTGTAG